One Streptomyces sp. R28 DNA window includes the following coding sequences:
- a CDS encoding TIGR00730 family Rossman fold protein, translating to MATGNPEGKKQPPSEQRLGPVIRRRGQVTASTTDQRLLDAGGPSDWVHTDPWRVLRIQSEFIEGFGTLAELPAAISVFGSARTPVDSPEYDAGVRLGRGLVEAGFAVITGGGPGAMEAANKGACEAGGISVGLGIELPFEQGLNPYVDIGLNFRYFFVRKMMFVKYAQGFVVLPGGLGTLDELFEALTLVQTQKVTRFPIVLFGSEYWGGLVDWLKNTLIAQGKASEKDLLLFHVTDDVEEAVALVSKEAGR from the coding sequence ATGGCTACCGGTAACCCCGAGGGGAAGAAGCAGCCACCGTCGGAGCAGCGTCTGGGACCGGTGATCCGGAGGCGGGGCCAAGTGACGGCGAGTACGACCGACCAGCGACTGCTGGACGCGGGCGGCCCCTCGGACTGGGTCCACACGGACCCCTGGCGCGTACTCCGTATCCAGTCGGAGTTCATCGAGGGCTTCGGCACGCTCGCCGAACTCCCGGCGGCGATCAGCGTGTTCGGCTCGGCGCGCACACCGGTCGACTCTCCCGAGTACGACGCCGGAGTCCGGCTCGGCAGAGGCCTGGTCGAGGCCGGCTTCGCGGTGATCACGGGCGGTGGCCCCGGCGCCATGGAGGCGGCGAACAAGGGCGCGTGCGAGGCGGGCGGCATCTCGGTCGGCCTCGGCATCGAGCTCCCCTTCGAGCAGGGCCTCAACCCCTACGTCGACATCGGCCTGAACTTCCGGTACTTCTTCGTCCGCAAGATGATGTTCGTCAAGTACGCCCAGGGTTTCGTGGTCCTCCCCGGCGGCCTCGGCACCCTCGACGAACTCTTCGAGGCCCTCACCCTGGTCCAGACCCAGAAGGTCACCCGCTTCCCGATCGTCCTGTTCGGCAGCGAGTACTGGGGCGGCCTCGTCGACTGGCTGAAGAACACACTGATCGCCCAGGGCAAGGCCTCGGAGAAGGACCTGCTCCTGTTCCACGTCACCGACGACGTGGAGGAAGCGGTGGCGCTGGTGTCCAAGGAGGCGGGGCGCTAG
- a CDS encoding tetratricopeptide repeat protein, with amino-acid sequence MRPPYPPPPERSAELRRRFAEEARSERPDLSALCLLVGAEADGALDEAGMDAAQVELDALAGQLPFRPGGPRSWAVALRELLGERHGFRGSAADYQRLESSLLHQVLERRRGLPILLSVVWMEVARRAGAPVYGVALPGHFVVGFGPTDEQVLADPFDGGRVLTGSDAELLVAGATGAPLQPSMLAPADPLEVVVRILNNIRAWAAARPERTDVSLWAVELSLLLPSRPARLRFERAQLLVQRGDFVEGAAELEEYAELISAVDEGAAERVRGQARAARALLN; translated from the coding sequence ATGCGTCCCCCCTACCCCCCACCGCCCGAGCGTTCCGCCGAGCTGCGGCGGCGGTTCGCCGAAGAGGCGAGGTCCGAGCGGCCCGATCTGTCCGCGCTGTGTCTGCTGGTGGGAGCCGAGGCGGACGGGGCGCTGGACGAGGCGGGCATGGATGCGGCACAGGTGGAGCTGGACGCCCTGGCGGGGCAGCTGCCGTTCCGGCCCGGCGGACCGCGGTCGTGGGCGGTCGCGCTGCGCGAGCTGCTCGGGGAGCGACACGGGTTTCGCGGTTCCGCCGCGGACTACCAGCGGCTGGAATCGTCGTTGCTGCATCAGGTGCTGGAGCGGCGCAGGGGGCTGCCGATTCTGCTGTCGGTGGTGTGGATGGAGGTCGCGCGGCGGGCGGGGGCTCCGGTGTACGGGGTCGCGCTGCCCGGTCACTTCGTGGTGGGCTTCGGGCCGACCGATGAGCAGGTGCTCGCTGACCCGTTCGACGGGGGGCGGGTGTTGACGGGGAGCGATGCGGAGTTGCTGGTGGCGGGGGCCACGGGGGCACCGCTGCAGCCGTCCATGCTTGCGCCGGCGGATCCGCTGGAAGTGGTGGTGCGGATCCTGAACAACATCCGGGCCTGGGCTGCGGCTCGGCCCGAGCGGACGGATGTGTCCCTGTGGGCGGTGGAGTTGTCGCTGTTGCTGCCGTCGCGTCCGGCTCGGTTGCGGTTCGAGCGGGCGCAGTTGCTGGTGCAGCGGGGTGACTTCGTCGAGGGGGCCGCGGAGTTGGAGGAGTACGCGGAGTTGATCAGTGCGGTGGATGAGGGGGCGGCGGAACGGGTGCGGGGGCAGGCACGGGCTGCTCGGGCGTTGCTCAACTGA
- a CDS encoding heavy metal transporter — translation MPESSPSSKRRGRLLRRGAAFVVLLAVAGYLAVQYVTGGTGEPGCEVVSGKGDASRYEFTPEQAVNAATIAAVGTGRGLPERAVTIALATALQESGLRNISHGDRDSLGLFQQRPSQGWGTEQEILDPIYSAGVFYEHLAKVRGYAELPLTVAAQRVQRSGFPEAYAKHEPDATLLAAALTGRSAATLTCEGRPGATRTGGPDTVRAALVRDFGRDALQPAAAEVGAEKATPTPAPSVIERDGRTVVLPVTSDGGSGAGRSVRERGWQLAHWAVANASDLHIQRVSYAGREWTAGNTDSQWRATATEGASEGASGAESPLDSVRIVTAQ, via the coding sequence GTGCCAGAGTCGTCCCCCTCTTCCAAACGTCGTGGCCGCCTCCTGCGTCGCGGGGCGGCCTTCGTGGTCCTGCTCGCCGTCGCGGGGTATCTCGCGGTGCAGTACGTCACCGGAGGCACGGGCGAGCCGGGCTGCGAGGTCGTCTCGGGCAAGGGCGACGCGTCGAGATACGAGTTCACGCCGGAGCAGGCGGTGAACGCGGCGACGATCGCCGCCGTCGGAACCGGCCGCGGGCTGCCCGAACGGGCCGTGACCATCGCGCTCGCCACCGCGCTGCAGGAGTCGGGACTGCGCAACATCAGCCACGGCGACCGCGACTCGCTGGGCCTGTTCCAGCAGCGGCCCTCGCAGGGCTGGGGCACGGAGCAGGAGATCCTGGACCCGATCTACTCGGCGGGCGTCTTCTACGAGCACCTGGCCAAGGTCCGCGGCTACGCGGAGTTGCCGCTCACCGTCGCCGCGCAGCGCGTGCAGCGCAGCGGCTTTCCGGAGGCGTACGCCAAGCACGAGCCGGACGCGACGCTGCTCGCCGCCGCACTCACCGGGCGTTCGGCCGCGACGCTGACCTGCGAGGGGCGCCCCGGCGCCACGCGTACCGGGGGTCCGGACACCGTACGGGCCGCGCTCGTACGGGACTTCGGGCGGGACGCGCTCCAGCCGGCCGCCGCGGAGGTGGGCGCCGAGAAGGCCACGCCCACGCCCGCTCCTTCCGTGATCGAGCGCGACGGTCGGACCGTCGTGCTGCCCGTGACCTCCGACGGGGGGTCCGGTGCCGGGCGCAGTGTCCGCGAGCGCGGGTGGCAGCTGGCCCACTGGGCCGTGGCCAACGCCTCCGATCTACACATCCAGCGGGTGTCGTACGCCGGGCGGGAGTGGACCGCCGGGAACACGGACAGCCAGTGGCGTGCGACGGCTACGGAAGGTGCCTCGGAGGGCGCCTCGGGGGCGGAGAGCCCTCTGGACTCGGTCCGCATCGTGACGGCTCAGTAG
- a CDS encoding sensor histidine kinase translates to MSGVGIGQRPQNRRQKAVKFLWIGIWLAYLSAPVGDLLHGGHSDGVVVLGWIGLVAFVAWYLALIFRTGRGETEGVVLGSLAVLATQSTVLAFTLGREWLVLFVYVAICSGAALPFRLARWSIPAVSVLLTGVACAVPGGTTFLAGLLFPAILGGFSMTGVRELIRTTIELREARATVAQLAANEERLRLARDLHDLLGHSLSLITLKSELAGRMLPDHPDKAAQQVADIEQVSRQALVDVREAVSGYRRPRLSAELAGAKVALTAAGITAELPAEPDLTGVPEPSETALAWALREAVTNVVRHSGARRCTVELLRRQTLDGPVLELSVEDDGSGDQGGGPGNGLAGLTERLAKEGGTLEAGGARHGFRLTARVPAARAGSRDAAPADVGSPS, encoded by the coding sequence GTGAGCGGCGTCGGCATCGGGCAGCGCCCGCAGAACCGCAGGCAGAAGGCCGTCAAGTTCCTCTGGATCGGGATCTGGCTCGCCTACCTGAGCGCGCCGGTGGGCGACCTGCTGCACGGCGGCCACAGCGACGGCGTCGTCGTCCTCGGCTGGATCGGCCTGGTCGCCTTCGTCGCCTGGTACCTCGCCCTGATCTTCCGCACCGGACGCGGCGAGACCGAGGGCGTGGTGCTCGGCTCGCTGGCGGTGCTCGCCACCCAGTCGACCGTCCTCGCGTTCACCCTGGGCCGCGAGTGGCTCGTCCTGTTCGTGTATGTGGCGATCTGCTCCGGCGCCGCCCTGCCGTTCCGCCTCGCCCGCTGGAGCATCCCGGCCGTGTCCGTCCTGCTGACCGGGGTCGCCTGCGCGGTCCCCGGCGGTACGACGTTCCTGGCCGGGCTGCTCTTCCCGGCCATCCTCGGCGGCTTCTCCATGACCGGCGTACGCGAGCTCATCCGCACGACCATAGAGCTGCGCGAGGCCCGCGCCACGGTCGCCCAACTGGCCGCGAACGAGGAACGCCTGCGCCTCGCCCGCGACCTGCACGACCTCCTCGGCCACTCCCTCTCGCTGATCACACTGAAGAGCGAGCTCGCGGGCCGTATGCTCCCGGACCACCCGGACAAGGCGGCGCAGCAGGTCGCCGACATCGAACAGGTCAGCCGCCAGGCCCTGGTCGACGTACGGGAGGCGGTGTCGGGTTACCGCCGCCCCCGCCTGTCCGCCGAACTGGCAGGCGCGAAGGTCGCGTTGACGGCAGCCGGAATCACCGCCGAACTGCCTGCGGAACCGGACCTCACCGGCGTCCCCGAGCCCAGCGAGACGGCTTTGGCCTGGGCGCTGCGCGAGGCGGTCACCAACGTCGTACGCCACAGCGGCGCCCGGCGCTGCACGGTGGAACTCCTGCGCCGCCAGACCCTCGACGGCCCCGTCCTGGAACTCTCCGTCGAGGACGACGGCTCTGGCGACCAGGGCGGCGGCCCCGGCAACGGCCTGGCGGGCCTGACGGAACGCCTGGCCAAGGAGGGCGGCACCCTGGAGGCGGGCGGGGCCCGGCACGGCTTCCGCCTCACCGCCCGTGTCCCGGCGGCCCGGGCCGGCTCGAGGGACGCGGCCCCGGCGGACGTAGGATCCCCGTCATGA
- the fdxA gene encoding ferredoxin, which produces MTYVIAQPCVDVKDKACIEECPVDCIYEGQRSLYIHPDECVDCGACEPVCPVEAIFYEDDTPEEWKDYYKANVEFFDELGSPGGASKLGLIERDHPFVAALPPQAE; this is translated from the coding sequence GTGACCTACGTCATCGCGCAGCCTTGTGTCGACGTCAAGGACAAGGCGTGCATCGAGGAGTGCCCGGTCGACTGCATCTACGAGGGCCAGCGGTCCTTGTACATCCACCCGGACGAATGCGTCGACTGTGGTGCCTGTGAGCCGGTATGCCCGGTCGAGGCGATCTTCTACGAGGACGACACTCCGGAGGAGTGGAAGGACTACTACAAGGCGAACGTCGAGTTCTTCGACGAGCTCGGCTCGCCCGGCGGCGCCAGCAAGCTGGGTCTGATCGAGCGCGACCACCCGTTCGTCGCCGCGCTCCCGCCGCAGGCCGAGTAA
- a CDS encoding GNAT family N-acetyltransferase, translating to MEISATGRLEVRITAADVGKRVSVRRLNDLAAEGEKFTDTVGVLASWDDGVLRITRKSGETVRIPEASLVAGKVVPAAPARRRGPAASYEELAHVATRAWRPVESERLGAWELRAASGFTRRANSVLPLGDPGMPLPAALDVVRRWYGARGLPAYVQTATGAEGTQELLCAELERLGWVREVSAGMWIGALAPIADRGEPAEVSGVVLSREADEAWLARYQRKGVSEVALKVLGSGPSVWFATVPGEGGGAPAAIGRCVVDGRWAGFAAVEVDPALRRRGLATRVMAALARRALDEGASAAWLQVEEENVGAREMYAGMGFAAHHAYHHYRSL from the coding sequence GTGGAAATCTCTGCGACGGGACGCCTTGAGGTCCGCATCACCGCTGCTGACGTGGGTAAACGAGTCTCCGTACGCCGCCTGAACGATCTTGCGGCCGAGGGTGAGAAGTTCACCGACACGGTGGGTGTTCTCGCATCATGGGATGACGGTGTGCTGCGGATCACAAGGAAGAGTGGCGAGACCGTCCGCATTCCGGAAGCGTCGCTGGTCGCGGGCAAGGTGGTGCCCGCCGCTCCCGCCCGGCGCCGGGGGCCCGCCGCCTCGTACGAGGAGCTCGCGCATGTCGCCACGCGCGCGTGGCGGCCGGTGGAGAGCGAGCGGCTCGGCGCGTGGGAGCTGCGGGCCGCGTCCGGGTTCACCCGGCGGGCCAACTCGGTGCTGCCGCTCGGCGACCCCGGGATGCCGCTGCCGGCCGCTCTGGACGTCGTACGGCGCTGGTACGGCGCCCGCGGGCTTCCCGCGTACGTCCAGACCGCGACCGGGGCCGAGGGCACGCAGGAGCTGCTGTGCGCGGAACTGGAGCGGCTGGGGTGGGTGCGGGAGGTGTCCGCCGGGATGTGGATCGGGGCGCTGGCGCCGATCGCCGACCGGGGTGAGCCTGCCGAGGTGTCCGGGGTGGTGCTCTCCCGGGAGGCGGACGAGGCTTGGCTTGCGCGGTATCAGCGCAAGGGGGTGAGTGAGGTGGCCCTGAAGGTGCTGGGGAGCGGGCCGTCGGTGTGGTTCGCGACGGTTCCGGGCGAGGGCGGCGGTGCGCCTGCCGCCATCGGGCGGTGTGTCGTGGACGGGCGGTGGGCCGGGTTCGCCGCCGTGGAGGTGGATCCGGCGCTGCGGCGGCGGGGGCTGGCGACCCGGGTGATGGCCGCGCTGGCCCGGCGGGCCCTCGACGAGGGGGCGTCAGCGGCGTGGCTGCAGGTCGAGGAGGAGAACGTGGGCGCTCGGGAGATGTACGCCGGGATGGGGTTCGCCGCGCATCACGCGTACCACCACTATCGATCACTCTGA
- the dapE gene encoding succinyl-diaminopimelate desuccinylase, whose amino-acid sequence MADTSLDLTLDAARLTAQLVDFPSVSGTEQPLADAIETALRALPHLTVERYGNNVVARTDLGRPERVILAGHIDTVPIADNVPSRLDEDGVLWGCGTCDMKSGVAVQLRIAATVPAPNRDLTFVFYDNEEVTADLNGLKHVSEARPEWLEGDFAVLLEPSDGEVEGGCQGTLRVLLKTKGERAHSARSWMGSNAIHAAAPILAKLASYEPRYPVIDGLEYREGLNAVGITGGVAGNVIPDECVVTVNFRYAPDRTEEEAVAHVREVFADCGVEEFVVDDHSGGALPGLSHPAAAAFMEAVGGIARPKYGWTDVSRFSSLGIPAVNYGPGNPHLAHKRDERVETGKILAGEERLRAWLTA is encoded by the coding sequence ATGGCCGACACATCCCTTGACCTCACGCTGGACGCCGCGCGGCTCACCGCGCAGCTCGTCGACTTCCCCTCCGTCAGCGGCACCGAGCAACCCCTCGCGGACGCCATCGAGACGGCCCTGCGCGCCCTGCCGCACCTGACGGTCGAGCGGTACGGAAACAACGTCGTGGCGCGTACGGACCTGGGGCGGCCCGAGCGCGTGATCCTCGCCGGCCACATCGACACCGTGCCCATCGCGGACAACGTCCCGTCGAGGCTGGACGAGGACGGCGTCCTGTGGGGCTGCGGCACCTGTGACATGAAGTCGGGCGTCGCGGTCCAGCTGCGCATCGCGGCGACGGTCCCGGCCCCGAACCGCGACCTCACCTTCGTCTTCTACGACAACGAAGAGGTGACCGCGGACCTCAACGGCCTCAAGCATGTGTCCGAGGCCCGCCCCGAGTGGCTGGAGGGCGACTTCGCGGTCCTCCTGGAGCCGTCGGACGGCGAGGTGGAGGGCGGCTGCCAGGGCACGCTCAGGGTCCTGCTCAAGACCAAGGGCGAGCGCGCCCACTCCGCGCGCAGCTGGATGGGCTCGAACGCGATCCACGCGGCGGCGCCGATCCTGGCGAAGCTGGCGTCGTACGAACCCCGCTACCCGGTGATCGACGGCCTGGAGTACCGCGAGGGCCTGAACGCGGTCGGCATCACGGGCGGCGTGGCGGGCAACGTCATCCCCGACGAATGCGTCGTGACCGTCAACTTCCGCTACGCGCCGGACCGTACGGAGGAGGAGGCCGTCGCGCACGTCCGCGAGGTCTTCGCCGACTGCGGGGTCGAGGAGTTCGTGGTGGACGACCACAGCGGCGGCGCGCTGCCGGGGCTGTCCCATCCGGCGGCAGCGGCGTTCATGGAGGCGGTCGGAGGCATCGCTCGCCCCAAGTACGGCTGGACGGACGTCTCCCGCTTCTCGTCCCTGGGCATCCCGGCGGTGAACTACGGCCCCGGTAACCCGCACTTGGCCCACAAGCGGGACGAACGGGTGGAGACCGGGAAGATCCTGGCGGGGGAGGAGCGGCTGAGGGCATGGCTCACGGCGTAG
- a CDS encoding ABC transporter permease: MLNTFASRGLIKLELTRALRNRKFLFFSVLYPALLFLLIAGNADSTSKVDGTGLTLPTYMMVSMASFGALTAVLMGNSERIAKEREGGWVRQLRLTALPGHGYVLAKTAGAAVVSLPSIVIVFVVAAVVKDVGLDAWQWLALTGAIWAGSLVFAALGVALGYLASGDAVRPITMITYFGLSILGGLWMPTTSFPAWLQDIADWVPTHAYAAVGQAIEQSQAPHAKDIAVLAVFFALFTGGAAWLYRKDTLKA; this comes from the coding sequence ATGCTGAACACCTTTGCTTCGCGGGGCCTGATCAAGCTGGAACTCACCCGCGCCCTGCGCAACCGCAAGTTCCTGTTCTTCTCCGTGTTGTACCCGGCGCTGCTGTTCCTGCTCATCGCGGGCAACGCCGACAGCACCTCGAAGGTCGACGGCACGGGCCTGACCCTGCCGACCTACATGATGGTCTCCATGGCCTCCTTCGGCGCCCTCACCGCCGTCCTGATGGGCAACAGCGAGCGCATCGCCAAGGAGCGGGAGGGCGGCTGGGTACGGCAGTTGCGGCTGACGGCGCTGCCCGGGCACGGCTATGTCCTCGCGAAGACGGCCGGAGCGGCCGTGGTGAGCCTGCCGTCGATCGTGATCGTCTTCGTCGTCGCCGCGGTCGTGAAGGACGTAGGCCTGGACGCCTGGCAGTGGCTCGCCCTCACCGGCGCGATCTGGGCCGGCAGCCTCGTCTTCGCCGCGCTCGGCGTGGCCCTCGGCTACCTCGCGAGCGGGGACGCGGTCCGCCCGATCACGATGATCACCTACTTCGGGCTGTCCATCCTCGGCGGCCTGTGGATGCCGACCACGTCCTTCCCGGCCTGGCTGCAGGACATCGCCGACTGGGTGCCCACACACGCGTACGCTGCAGTGGGGCAGGCGATCGAACAGAGCCAGGCCCCTCATGCCAAGGACATCGCCGTACTCGCCGTCTTCTTCGCCCTGTTCACCGGCGGCGCGGCCTGGCTGTACCGGAAGGACACGTTGAAGGCGTGA
- a CDS encoding response regulator transcription factor yields MSQTIKVLLAEDQSMVREALAALLGLEDDIEVVAQVARGDEVLAAAREHAVDVALLDIEMPGATGIEAAAILHTELPAVKLVILTTFGRPGYLRSAMESGADAFLVKDAPAAQLAEAVRKVLAGERVIDPTLAAAALAEGANPLTDREREVLRAAEDGSTNAELAAALHLSQGTVRNYLSTAIQKLAVRNRAEAVRIAREKGWL; encoded by the coding sequence ATGAGCCAGACGATCAAGGTTCTCCTGGCCGAGGACCAGTCGATGGTCCGCGAGGCGCTGGCCGCCCTGCTCGGCCTGGAGGACGACATCGAGGTCGTCGCCCAGGTGGCCCGCGGCGACGAGGTCCTGGCGGCGGCCCGTGAGCACGCCGTGGACGTGGCGCTCCTGGACATCGAGATGCCGGGCGCGACGGGCATAGAGGCGGCGGCGATCCTGCACACGGAGCTGCCGGCTGTGAAGCTGGTCATCCTCACCACCTTCGGCCGCCCCGGCTACCTCCGCAGCGCGATGGAGTCGGGCGCCGACGCCTTCCTGGTCAAGGACGCCCCGGCGGCCCAACTGGCCGAGGCGGTACGGAAGGTACTGGCGGGCGAGCGGGTCATCGACCCGACGCTTGCGGCAGCGGCCCTGGCGGAGGGCGCCAACCCCTTGACCGACCGCGAACGAGAGGTCCTGCGAGCAGCGGAGGACGGCTCGACGAACGCCGAGCTGGCGGCCGCCCTGCACCTGTCGCAGGGGACGGTCCGCAACTACCTCTCGACGGCAATCCAGAAGCTGGCCGTACGGAACAGGGCGGAGGCGGTGCGGATCGCGCGGGAGAAGGGTTGGTTGTAA
- a CDS encoding bifunctional succinyldiaminopimelate transaminase/glutamate-prephenate aminotransferase, with translation MSAVSDRLPTFPWDKLEPYKKTAAAHPDGIVDLSVGTPVDPVPELIQKALIDAADSPGYPTVWGTPALRDAITGWVERRLGAREVTHRHVLPIVGSKELVAWLPTQLGLGPGDKVAYPRLAYPTYEVGARLARAEYEVYDTEAFAADPAGAELDPRGLKLLWLNSPSNPTGKVLSKPDLTRIVAWAREHGVLLFSDECYLELGWEADPVSVLHPDVNGGSYEGIVAVHSLSKRSNLAGYRAAFLAGDPDVLGPLLQIRKHGGMMTSAPTQAAVIAALGDDEHVRVQRDRYAARRGALRGALEAHGFRIEHSEASLYLWATRDETCWATVSHLAELGILVAPGDFYGEAGGRHVRVAFTATDERVREAVRRLA, from the coding sequence GTGTCCGCAGTCTCCGACCGCCTTCCGACCTTCCCCTGGGACAAGCTGGAGCCGTACAAGAAGACGGCCGCCGCGCACCCGGACGGCATCGTCGACCTCTCCGTCGGCACGCCGGTCGACCCGGTCCCCGAGCTGATCCAGAAGGCTCTGATCGACGCGGCGGACTCCCCGGGCTATCCGACGGTCTGGGGTACCCCGGCACTGCGTGACGCGATCACGGGCTGGGTGGAGCGCCGCCTGGGCGCCCGCGAGGTCACCCACCGCCACGTCCTCCCCATCGTCGGCTCCAAGGAACTGGTCGCCTGGCTCCCCACCCAGCTGGGCCTCGGCCCCGGCGACAAGGTGGCCTACCCGCGGCTGGCCTACCCGACGTACGAGGTGGGCGCCCGTCTGGCCCGCGCCGAGTACGAGGTGTACGACACGGAGGCATTCGCGGCCGACCCCGCGGGGGCGGAGCTGGACCCGCGCGGCCTGAAGCTGCTCTGGCTGAACTCCCCGTCCAACCCCACGGGCAAGGTCCTCTCCAAGCCGGACCTCACCCGGATCGTCGCCTGGGCCCGGGAACACGGTGTCCTGCTCTTCTCCGACGAGTGCTACCTGGAGCTGGGCTGGGAGGCCGACCCGGTCTCGGTCCTGCACCCGGATGTGAACGGCGGCTCGTACGAGGGCATCGTCGCGGTGCACAGCCTCTCCAAGCGCTCGAACCTGGCGGGGTACCGCGCCGCGTTCCTGGCCGGCGATCCGGACGTCCTCGGCCCGCTCCTGCAGATCCGCAAGCACGGCGGCATGATGACGTCGGCGCCGACCCAGGCGGCGGTGATCGCGGCCCTGGGCGACGACGAACACGTCCGCGTCCAGCGCGACCGCTACGCGGCCCGCCGCGGTGCCCTCCGCGGGGCCCTGGAAGCCCACGGCTTCCGCATCGAGCACAGCGAGGCGAGCCTCTACCTCTGGGCCACGCGAGACGAGACCTGCTGGGCCACGGTCTCCCACCTGGCCGAGCTCGGCATCCTGGTCGCCCCGGGCGACTTCTACGGTGAGGCGGGCGGCCGGCACGTCCGCGTGGCGTTCACGGCGACGGACGAGCGGGTGAGGGAAGCGGTGCGGCGCTTGGCGTGA
- a CDS encoding ATP-binding protein, with amino-acid sequence MSLPLTRRIARAALIVAAGAAAGVGAAGSASAAPELPDASKVGGLTALDGTSVVDGAATNATGLAGGAVDTAVDGALPTAKKAGDKVTKTGSKAAKKAVPTATKAGSKVAKKATPAAQETAGGVAGSVGSVLGDTAGVATTSGVPSTGSLPVQTLPLG; translated from the coding sequence ATGTCCCTCCCCCTGACCCGCCGGATCGCCCGTGCCGCGCTGATCGTCGCTGCGGGAGCGGCTGCCGGGGTCGGTGCGGCCGGCTCCGCCAGCGCGGCCCCTGAACTGCCCGACGCCTCGAAGGTCGGCGGGCTGACCGCCCTGGACGGCACGAGCGTCGTCGACGGCGCGGCCACGAACGCCACCGGGCTCGCGGGTGGCGCCGTCGACACCGCGGTCGACGGCGCGCTGCCGACCGCTAAGAAGGCCGGCGACAAGGTGACCAAGACCGGCAGCAAGGCCGCGAAGAAGGCGGTGCCGACCGCGACCAAGGCCGGCAGCAAGGTCGCCAAGAAGGCGACGCCCGCGGCTCAGGAGACCGCGGGTGGCGTGGCCGGGTCGGTCGGCAGCGTTCTCGGTGACACGGCGGGCGTGGCCACGACGAGCGGTGTGCCCTCGACCGGCTCGCTCCCGGTGCAGACGCTTCCCCTCGGCTGA
- a CDS encoding ABC transporter ATP-binding protein, which translates to MTTTAVGFDQVSKSYGSVRAVDGLTLTLHPGETVALLGPNGAGKSTTLDLLLGLKQPDSGTVRLFGTGPREAIVAGRVGAMLQSGGLMEEVTVAELVRLACDLHPRPYKVSDVLSRAGVTQIADRKVNKLSGGQAQRVRFALATAGDSDLIVLDEPTTGMDVTTRQAFWATMREQADQGRTVLFATHYLEEADAIADRVLVLHRGRLLADGTAAEIKAKAGVRRISFELSDGPVDEVSLRALPFLTRLTVSSSGSAAGAGHTVRIQSADADATVHALYGLGLYPRNLEVAGLGLEQAFVAITEAEEARTSC; encoded by the coding sequence ATGACAACGACAGCGGTCGGATTCGACCAGGTGAGCAAGAGCTACGGGAGCGTACGGGCCGTCGACGGGCTGACGCTCACGCTGCACCCGGGGGAGACCGTGGCCCTGCTGGGCCCGAACGGGGCCGGCAAGTCGACGACGCTCGACCTGCTGCTCGGCCTGAAGCAGCCCGACAGCGGCACGGTGCGGCTCTTCGGCACCGGCCCGCGCGAGGCCATCGTCGCCGGGCGGGTGGGCGCCATGCTGCAGAGCGGCGGACTGATGGAGGAGGTCACCGTCGCCGAACTGGTGCGGCTCGCCTGTGACCTGCACCCGAGGCCGTACAAGGTCTCCGACGTACTGTCCCGCGCGGGCGTCACACAGATCGCCGACCGCAAGGTCAACAAGCTCTCCGGCGGCCAGGCCCAGCGCGTCCGCTTCGCCCTCGCCACCGCCGGCGACAGCGACCTGATCGTCCTGGACGAGCCCACCACCGGCATGGACGTCACCACCCGCCAGGCCTTCTGGGCCACCATGCGCGAACAGGCCGACCAGGGCCGTACGGTCCTCTTCGCCACCCACTACCTGGAGGAGGCCGACGCCATCGCCGACCGTGTGCTGGTGCTGCACCGCGGCCGGTTGCTGGCCGACGGCACGGCGGCCGAGATCAAGGCGAAGGCGGGGGTGCGGAGGATCTCCTTCGAGCTGTCCGACGGCCCGGTCGACGAGGTCTCGCTGCGCGCCCTGCCCTTCCTGACCCGGCTCACCGTGTCCAGCAGCGGCTCCGCCGCGGGCGCGGGCCACACGGTCCGTATCCAGTCCGCCGACGCCGACGCCACCGTCCACGCCCTCTACGGCCTCGGCCTCTACCCCCGCAACCTCGAAGTCGCCGGGCTCGGCCTGGAGCAGGCGTTCGTGGCCATCACCGAGGCCGAGGAGGCCCGTACCTCATGCTGA